DNA sequence from the Nitrospirota bacterium genome:
CGGCGCACTGTGTATCCATTTCCATCAGGCGTCTGGACCATAGCCGTGTTGCCATACGCCCCCCATACGACAGCAATCAGATTCATCTCCGTCAGCCCGACACGTTGGAGCGGAGGTAACGAGGGGTCGATCGTCCCGACTCCCAATTGTTGCAACACCGGCACGAAGGGATCGCGACGCCCGGACGGGTCATAGGAACGTGTGCTTATTGGCTCCACCGTTGAATTGGGTGCGACTGGTTGAGCAGTCTGATCGCCGGCTACCGCGGTTGGTGCTTGCTCCGTCTCCGCAAAGCACAGGCCGACTGAGACAAGGAGGCACGCACATCCAAGCAGAGCTATTTTTGTTGTCTTCATGGTCAATTGCTCATTTTCACAGGTGACATCCATCGCTTGGGCCTCGAACTGCTGACGACACTGTGCCCTATTTTTTCTGAGGGCTCGCAGGAACCGCCGCAGCCAGCTTGACTTCCTCTGGCGCCGCATAGGCAACAAGGTCAAACACCGTTTGGGTGACAAACCGCCCCCTCTCAACCTTTGGAGCTCCCATCTTAAGGCCGGATACGGTCACAATTCTTGGCAATGCGTTGATTCGGTCGAAAAACAAGGCCGCGGTATGGTAGCCACCAGAGACCTCGACATTGACCGGCATCTTGACAAATAGTTTCGATGGATCTTCGGTCTTGGCACTGGGTTTCCACAGCTTAATGTCAAGCCCAAGACGAATCCCTAGATCTGATACCTGCTTGAGCAACATCACTGCCTCCTCTTCAGGCGGCAATCGCTCTTTCTTTTTCGCGAGTTCGATCTCAAGTTGCTTGTTGGCAGCAATGAGTTCATCAAGATGCCTGACTTTAATGGTCAATGTTTGAATCTGAGTGTCGAGCCCGCCAATCTCCCCCTGGAGCGCTGCGATCTCCGTAGACTTTGGCTCAGCGACATAATAGTAGAAGCCCACGATAATCCCGGCGAGAACCATCACTAAAAGCCCCACCTTCTGAACCAATGGGATCGACCGCAAGAGGTCAAGATTTACAGCAGGTAGCTTCATGGTTCTTAACCTTTGAGACGGAAGCCCAGTTTGAACTGATAGATATTGAGTTGATTCTCCACCGCCGCTCGGCTCTCTTGGAGATTGATATTCGTGAAATAGTCGGTCCGGCGCAGGTTGTTCACGAATTCCACCACATCGTCATTGGTTGCCGCACGACCTTCAAGCTCGATCTCGTTTGCAGTGACCGCCACTCTCACGAGCCACACCTTCAGCGGTTCTAGGCTCTGGCTGACATGGTCGAGCACCTTGACAGGGCCGACACGCGACTTTTCCAATTCGTCGATAATTCGGTTTTTGTCTTCCAGGACTTTCTTCCGACTCTCGAAATCGGAAACCTGCTTCACTTGCTCCTTCAGTTGTGCAACTTGCTTTTCCTTGTCAAGCTTTTCGGCCTGCCGTGCGGTGATCTCTTCATCGAGTGCCGCCGAATACCACCAGCACCCTGCGAGGGTGATAAACAACACGCCTACACCCAACAACGCCTGTGCCCTGACATCATACTGAGGCTTGGCCTTGTGCCCCTTGGGTCCAGGCAGTAAATTAATGCGAATCATCGATCCCCTACCGATCTGAGCGCCAATCCAACCCCCACGGCGGC
Encoded proteins:
- a CDS encoding pilus assembly protein PilP, producing MKTTKIALLGCACLLVSVGLCFAETEQAPTAVAGDQTAQPVAPNSTVEPISTRSYDPSGRRDPFVPVLQQLGVGTIDPSLPPLQRVGLTEMNLIAVVWGAYGNTAMVQTPDGNGYTVRRGTRIGPNNGVVSAVTEKGIVVQERFTDVYGSKQEREYVKLLHPKEGAE
- the pilO gene encoding type 4a pilus biogenesis protein PilO, which encodes MKLPAVNLDLLRSIPLVQKVGLLVMVLAGIIVGFYYYVAEPKSTEIAALQGEIGGLDTQIQTLTIKVRHLDELIAANKQLEIELAKKKERLPPEEEAVMLLKQVSDLGIRLGLDIKLWKPSAKTEDPSKLFVKMPVNVEVSGGYHTAALFFDRINALPRIVTVSGLKMGAPKVERGRFVTQTVFDLVAYAAPEEVKLAAAVPASPQKK
- a CDS encoding PilN domain-containing protein, which translates into the protein MIRINLLPGPKGHKAKPQYDVRAQALLGVGVLFITLAGCWWYSAALDEEITARQAEKLDKEKQVAQLKEQVKQVSDFESRKKVLEDKNRIIDELEKSRVGPVKVLDHVSQSLEPLKVWLVRVAVTANEIELEGRAATNDDVVEFVNNLRRTDYFTNINLQESRAAVENQLNIYQFKLGFRLKG